A genomic region of Candidatus Methylacidiphilales bacterium contains the following coding sequences:
- a CDS encoding glycoside hydrolase family 31 protein codes for MISNVDCHELAGLVDFGKETLDPARSVWTLVAPGVWKITLGKPEEITPVSVRCSNSAKQEAYHLLPEWGMQVPFEVEKINFRRHRRGCTLELPYDRSEGIFGLGLQLKSHLQSGKKKQLRVNADPTVDTGDSHAPVPFFVSTHGYGIFVDTARYASFYFGTHAKVEELKRRVDEKWGSNPVPHTSTEELYAAHSIGNTTVIDIPAAAGVDIYFFAGPDMKSAVSRYVLFSGGGFLPPIWGLGNWYRACGTHNARDVLNLVRQFQKDKMPFSVIGLEPGWHTHFYPNSFVWSERFPDPRKFTEDMHERGYRLNLWENAFVHPAAPFAEEIKPFCGDELSTDGLAPDFLDPRAKKIFSDHHDQLIKDGADGFKLDECDNGDFLPFAWSFPEHTQFPSGADGEQMHSLYGVHYQHTLAENFQRLGRRQYDLVRSSGALAAPLPYVLYSDLYGHDDFIRGLVNAGFSGLLWTPEVRHADSIEDLVRRVQCVALSPLSLINGWYIPNPPWKQVERSLNEMNIFMAESEEISGLLRGVLNLRMRLLPYLYTAFATYAREGTPPFRALVMDYPGDRNTWRCDRQFLVGHDLLMAPLLANEKNLDVYLPQGVWRNFFTGKSYQGGEKVHFADVPLSEMLLFVRDGAILPLASPGYAFDGKKPIQVVPHIYSETKAKGCFYDDDGNSLSYLSGECVWHDWRWSSSTGFQKMTRGCKKSGAFQPFVLGEPVQVVS; via the coding sequence ATGATCTCGAATGTTGATTGCCATGAATTGGCGGGGTTAGTGGATTTCGGCAAGGAGACGCTGGACCCTGCCCGTTCTGTTTGGACATTGGTGGCACCCGGAGTGTGGAAGATCACCCTGGGGAAGCCGGAAGAAATCACTCCGGTTTCTGTCCGTTGTTCCAACTCCGCCAAACAGGAGGCCTATCATCTGCTGCCTGAATGGGGCATGCAGGTTCCGTTTGAAGTGGAGAAGATCAACTTTCGCCGTCATCGTCGCGGGTGCACATTGGAACTGCCTTACGACCGGAGCGAGGGCATCTTTGGGCTGGGTCTGCAGTTGAAGAGCCATCTGCAATCGGGCAAGAAAAAACAGCTCCGAGTCAATGCCGATCCGACGGTGGACACGGGTGATTCCCACGCCCCGGTGCCCTTTTTTGTCTCGACCCATGGTTATGGGATTTTCGTCGATACGGCACGTTATGCTTCCTTTTACTTCGGAACCCACGCCAAGGTCGAAGAGTTGAAGCGGAGGGTAGATGAAAAATGGGGATCGAATCCCGTGCCCCACACCAGCACCGAGGAACTCTACGCGGCCCATTCCATCGGGAACACAACGGTCATCGACATCCCGGCGGCGGCGGGGGTGGATATCTATTTCTTTGCCGGGCCTGACATGAAATCGGCCGTGAGCCGCTATGTGCTTTTTTCCGGGGGCGGCTTCCTGCCGCCGATTTGGGGTTTGGGGAATTGGTACCGGGCCTGCGGAACACACAATGCCCGCGATGTGCTCAATCTGGTAAGGCAGTTTCAGAAGGATAAAATGCCTTTCAGTGTCATCGGATTGGAACCCGGATGGCACACTCATTTTTATCCGAATTCCTTTGTCTGGAGTGAGCGGTTTCCGGATCCGCGCAAGTTCACCGAAGACATGCATGAACGGGGTTACCGCCTCAACCTGTGGGAAAATGCTTTTGTCCATCCCGCCGCCCCTTTTGCCGAGGAGATCAAGCCCTTCTGTGGTGACGAACTCAGTACCGATGGTCTGGCTCCGGATTTTCTGGACCCCCGCGCCAAGAAAATTTTCTCCGACCACCACGACCAATTGATCAAGGACGGAGCCGATGGATTCAAATTGGACGAGTGCGACAACGGCGATTTTTTACCCTTCGCTTGGTCGTTCCCGGAACACACCCAGTTTCCGAGCGGTGCGGATGGTGAACAGATGCATTCACTCTACGGGGTGCACTACCAGCATACCCTGGCGGAGAATTTCCAACGGCTCGGACGCAGGCAGTATGATCTCGTGCGTTCCTCCGGGGCCTTGGCGGCCCCGCTGCCCTATGTGCTCTACAGTGATCTGTATGGCCACGACGATTTCATCCGCGGCTTGGTCAACGCCGGTTTTTCCGGTTTACTTTGGACTCCGGAAGTCCGGCACGCCGACAGCATCGAGGATCTGGTGCGACGGGTGCAGTGCGTGGCCCTTTCGCCCCTCAGTCTCATCAACGGCTGGTACATTCCCAACCCGCCTTGGAAACAAGTCGAGCGTTCACTCAATGAGATGAATATTTTTATGGCAGAATCGGAAGAAATCTCCGGCTTGCTGCGGGGGGTCCTGAATTTGCGCATGCGTCTGTTGCCTTACCTGTACACGGCATTTGCCACCTATGCCCGGGAAGGGACGCCGCCGTTCCGTGCCCTGGTGATGGACTATCCCGGGGATCGGAATACCTGGCGGTGCGACCGACAGTTTCTCGTTGGCCATGATCTGCTGATGGCTCCTCTGCTGGCCAATGAAAAGAACCTTGATGTATACCTGCCTCAAGGGGTATGGCGTAATTTCTTCACGGGCAAGTCCTACCAAGGTGGGGAAAAGGTTCACTTTGCCGATGTTCCCCTCTCCGAAATGCTTCTCTTTGTGCGCGATGGGGCCATTCTGCCGCTGGCCAGCCCCGGGTACGCCTTCGATGGAAAAAAACCAATCCAGGTCGTGCCCCACATTTACAGTGAGACCAAGGCCAAAGGGTGTTTTTATGATGATGATGGGAACTCGCTCTCCTATCTATCGGGGGAATGTGTTTGGCATGATTGGAGATGGAGTTCTTCCACCGGATTTCAGAAAATGACCCGGGGGTGCAAGAAGTCAGGCGCATTCCAACCCTTTGTACTGGGCGAACCCGTCCAGGTTGTTTCTTAA
- a CDS encoding glycoside hydrolase family 2 TIM barrel-domain containing protein has product MSGCVKKEPAPNVPPLSLRMPEKPAWEVTLTPHLEWLGDSLDSLEAARRAPGMPYAQAMSRRARETRLDHQGRSVWWRVQVTLPPEAATGEPWPAVLDADEARVIAGAWIDGQPFAGFEGKDQSGRIVSGEGSVALPGFDTRERGSLWSSGEGSLLLPLTPGRISGEVLLKSQDMPHLYENGFGQLRLRPATLDELIRLERAEKGSVRVTNRGPLPMVITLHVRHEDYFGVALVVNDLPLTLAPGASTVIPAGQPEPDKSTDLYKTRFWASVGSRKTLEYWDIQDAARDERVRPQVLRLERGWEFCFVPGPHAQHPAPASAAQWKPATIPHRIPDDTYSSHWMWYRTRFTVPANWKEQRIQLMLPSRILLQSRVVLDGQLVGEFPNWELPKMILLPGTFTPGSTHELMIGVTDYIVALAPGITPPAGGPMNPPGRGLIAPIASTTRLEIGMQNIPELISVPAVRTDQATVRTTLSGGRPQIEAKLKLNNNSSQDGTYTVEASVLEKGTPVFRFPTLTVAVPAGKTVPVDLKRDWNDPKPRLWTLEDPWLYELRTEIKDATGVVLDTRRERFGFREFGIKDDHFTLNGHRVNLLGGSHVVLQSLTWPVRHQPFIFLRHFGNHQPSGFLTGRAVLHLADEMGYLVKNENSNLNAHHMDNYAWQDPLLWERATSQMQALIDAQGNHPSIAVWDIGNEIIFKGPGESQMMADQLARIRSMDPSRVPTVGGSAPFPPGAIALDMHGWGSWSNRSDYLFYHPEERPSYLRKSGFYSHRPAQDPEKDWSVDLKNMGESSLVRPNDNNKLHHIEGKPVIFSEGHYYESQLPIPLLGHLAYLRLKREGTEQGLDRYLSYHGLNLLATRTLSIQNVRDAGFASSMIHVDRGIGRFILPLVSFSHDRRTRFSSGEKFQSRYGIFYDLSNPGEVHARYRLFDGETLLGEKSFTQLCQPGSRNYVDLEFPLPRVEEDRRLRLEVRLSMEATGRWFYDDVPITVYATDRLALPAGQSLALYDPQGGAAAFLRAHNIPFTTLKKLADWEVAPDGFLLIGSEGLNRCGDEDRAGLGKKIEAGGRVIVLDHRSLPRFLARPLAQTSQLLNMVARLEGPSVLTRGLLNEDLRFWHSRERDQLVSWGALEIPATGRFRVHLTSGNGSPLLELQEGKGRVVFVQLNLQDTLGLEPASTRLMANLLQWSGEPSVFPDKKTLLVSSNNMLVSPLQNRLGLNTPVKPVLSAEDAATAELVVVSGTEATSRAGALGSHTGLARLFDRGGTLFVYGLDAAGARWLSEIAGTELKLEPVASRGALLRGGNPLTAGLGHGDFFPSGFGDGFDVDAPFTVKPGDNTLALARLSGSSVRALTQPGVLSEIPVGRGRIVVLLVQSLEYPVPALIRILSTVLSNIGAPLNPGGAAEADTTVWAFDPVDLGRHVNWPLSDNDGPNQRRGWHLGGSDNDMRSLPSGRQNFRGIEYLLTDPTSAKGNGAIGISGANPKIPELPREVKGIPVNRKAERLYFLHNSAWGIPEFVYRVYYLEERRAWIPGKPDPFVDVVVKPKENIHDWWFGSAVDNGSMFLPGATVAWLGDNPTTRRGSTRFGVYQMIWDNPHPDKTIESIDILSTGRPGEGNAYILAITAASRATGDATPAKPPLKKVLPAGVKTSDVQEQIQFKRYGAVLLKDGGLASVYDDQGRVFATSRGWSVQGSAPRPGQKPVYEDLGRQEGQQPTLTSSVEGTRRTYVITGKEGASGPLKWQGRLTATPGGLRYELNFTPLRGTTLEGGDARVHFGLGWLNGAKADNSKPNENPLRITTPAGLATLSFDSRYRYWFQSYAVYPEFVTFYAPPHNAAPYTLGQEESVWWELTVP; this is encoded by the coding sequence ATGAGTGGCTGCGTAAAGAAAGAGCCCGCCCCCAATGTTCCACCTCTTTCCCTGCGCATGCCGGAAAAGCCCGCCTGGGAAGTCACCCTCACCCCGCACTTGGAGTGGCTCGGCGATTCGCTCGATTCACTGGAAGCCGCCCGCCGCGCACCAGGCATGCCTTACGCCCAGGCCATGAGCCGACGCGCCCGTGAAACCCGACTTGACCATCAAGGCCGTTCTGTTTGGTGGCGTGTACAGGTTACACTACCACCTGAAGCCGCCACCGGCGAGCCCTGGCCGGCCGTGCTCGACGCCGATGAAGCCCGCGTCATCGCCGGAGCCTGGATAGATGGTCAACCCTTTGCCGGATTCGAGGGAAAAGACCAAAGCGGCCGGATCGTCAGTGGCGAGGGTAGCGTTGCCCTGCCCGGATTCGATACCCGGGAGCGTGGCAGCCTATGGTCAAGTGGCGAAGGTTCTCTGCTCCTTCCACTAACCCCGGGGCGGATTTCCGGGGAGGTTCTCCTCAAGTCCCAGGACATGCCGCATTTGTATGAAAACGGCTTCGGCCAGTTACGCCTCCGTCCCGCCACGCTTGACGAGCTCATTCGCCTGGAGCGGGCAGAAAAAGGTTCCGTGCGCGTAACCAACCGGGGACCTCTTCCGATGGTGATCACCTTGCACGTCCGTCATGAAGATTACTTTGGTGTGGCCCTTGTTGTGAATGACCTTCCGCTGACCCTTGCACCCGGCGCCAGCACCGTCATCCCTGCCGGCCAACCGGAACCGGACAAATCCACCGACCTGTATAAAACCCGCTTCTGGGCCAGTGTTGGATCCCGCAAGACCCTGGAATATTGGGACATCCAGGATGCCGCCCGGGATGAACGGGTGCGCCCACAGGTGCTCCGGCTCGAACGGGGCTGGGAGTTCTGCTTTGTTCCGGGACCGCACGCGCAGCACCCCGCACCGGCCTCCGCGGCCCAGTGGAAACCAGCCACCATACCCCACCGTATCCCAGACGATACCTATTCCAGCCATTGGATGTGGTATCGCACCCGCTTCACGGTGCCTGCGAATTGGAAGGAACAACGCATCCAGCTCATGCTCCCCAGCCGCATCCTCCTGCAATCGCGTGTGGTGCTTGACGGCCAACTCGTGGGCGAGTTCCCCAACTGGGAACTCCCCAAAATGATCCTGCTGCCCGGGACCTTCACCCCCGGATCGACCCACGAATTGATGATTGGTGTGACCGACTACATCGTCGCCCTCGCCCCGGGAATCACCCCACCCGCCGGTGGTCCGATGAATCCTCCCGGCCGCGGCTTGATCGCACCCATCGCCTCCACCACCCGGCTCGAAATTGGCATGCAGAATATCCCGGAGTTGATCTCCGTGCCCGCCGTTCGAACCGATCAGGCCACCGTCCGTACGACCCTCTCGGGTGGCCGTCCGCAGATTGAGGCAAAGTTAAAGCTCAACAACAATTCGTCCCAAGACGGCACCTACACCGTGGAAGCCTCGGTCCTCGAGAAAGGCACACCCGTCTTCCGCTTCCCCACCCTCACCGTCGCCGTGCCCGCCGGAAAAACCGTCCCCGTCGACTTGAAGAGAGATTGGAACGACCCAAAACCTCGCCTCTGGACCCTTGAGGACCCGTGGTTGTATGAACTTCGCACCGAAATTAAGGACGCTACAGGCGTGGTCCTCGACACCCGGCGCGAGCGCTTCGGGTTCCGGGAATTTGGCATCAAAGACGACCACTTCACCCTCAACGGTCATCGCGTCAACCTGCTCGGGGGCAGCCACGTGGTCCTGCAATCCCTCACTTGGCCGGTGCGGCACCAGCCATTCATTTTCCTGCGCCACTTTGGCAACCACCAGCCCAGCGGCTTCCTCACGGGTCGCGCCGTGCTTCATCTCGCCGATGAGATGGGCTATCTGGTCAAAAACGAAAACAGCAACCTGAATGCCCATCACATGGACAACTATGCCTGGCAGGACCCGCTTCTCTGGGAACGCGCCACCTCCCAAATGCAAGCCCTCATCGATGCCCAGGGCAACCATCCATCGATTGCTGTCTGGGACATCGGCAACGAAATCATTTTCAAAGGACCCGGCGAAAGTCAGATGATGGCCGACCAGCTGGCCCGAATCCGCAGCATGGATCCGTCGCGGGTGCCCACCGTCGGGGGCTCCGCCCCCTTCCCGCCCGGAGCGATTGCGCTCGATATGCACGGCTGGGGAAGCTGGTCAAACCGTTCAGACTACCTATTCTACCATCCGGAGGAGCGCCCAAGTTACCTTCGCAAATCCGGGTTCTACTCACACCGTCCCGCTCAAGACCCCGAGAAAGACTGGTCGGTGGATCTGAAAAACATGGGAGAATCCTCCCTCGTCCGTCCCAATGACAACAACAAGCTCCACCATATCGAGGGCAAACCCGTCATCTTCTCCGAGGGGCATTATTACGAAAGCCAGCTTCCCATCCCGCTTCTCGGCCATTTGGCCTATCTCCGCTTGAAACGCGAGGGAACCGAGCAAGGCCTGGACCGCTACCTCAGCTACCACGGACTGAACTTGCTAGCCACCCGAACGCTCTCCATCCAAAATGTGCGCGATGCCGGCTTCGCCTCCTCGATGATCCACGTCGACCGCGGCATCGGGCGTTTCATCCTCCCTCTGGTGAGTTTCTCGCACGACCGGCGCACCCGTTTCTCGTCCGGTGAGAAATTCCAGAGCCGTTACGGGATCTTCTACGACCTCTCGAATCCCGGCGAAGTCCATGCCCGCTACCGTCTCTTCGACGGGGAAACCCTGCTCGGCGAAAAATCCTTCACCCAGCTCTGCCAACCCGGCTCGCGAAACTACGTAGATCTCGAGTTTCCGCTTCCCCGGGTGGAAGAAGACCGGCGTCTCCGTCTGGAAGTGCGCCTTTCCATGGAAGCCACAGGTCGCTGGTTCTACGATGATGTGCCGATCACGGTATATGCCACGGACAGACTTGCCCTGCCTGCGGGCCAGTCCCTCGCGCTGTACGATCCCCAGGGCGGAGCAGCCGCGTTTCTTCGGGCACACAACATTCCTTTCACCACACTCAAGAAACTGGCCGATTGGGAGGTCGCACCGGACGGATTCCTCCTCATCGGCTCAGAAGGCTTGAACAGGTGCGGAGACGAGGACCGGGCCGGTCTGGGCAAAAAAATCGAGGCCGGAGGACGCGTCATCGTGCTCGACCACCGGAGCCTTCCTCGCTTTCTAGCCCGTCCGCTCGCGCAGACTAGTCAGCTCTTGAACATGGTCGCACGGCTCGAAGGACCCTCCGTGCTCACCCGCGGTCTGCTCAATGAGGATCTCCGATTCTGGCACAGCCGCGAACGGGACCAGTTGGTCAGCTGGGGGGCGTTGGAGATCCCCGCCACCGGACGCTTCCGCGTCCATCTGACCTCAGGAAATGGTTCACCCTTATTGGAATTGCAGGAAGGCAAAGGCCGGGTCGTCTTTGTCCAATTGAACCTTCAAGATACGCTCGGCCTCGAGCCAGCCTCCACCCGCTTGATGGCCAATCTCCTTCAGTGGTCCGGTGAACCGTCCGTTTTTCCAGATAAAAAGACCCTCCTGGTTTCAAGCAATAACATGCTCGTCTCTCCATTACAGAACCGCCTCGGTTTGAACACACCTGTAAAACCTGTTCTTTCGGCGGAGGATGCCGCCACCGCGGAATTGGTCGTGGTCTCCGGCACCGAGGCGACCAGCCGTGCCGGCGCGCTTGGCTCCCACACCGGATTAGCCCGTCTGTTCGATCGCGGCGGCACGCTGTTTGTTTACGGCCTGGATGCCGCCGGAGCCCGTTGGCTTTCCGAAATCGCCGGGACCGAGCTGAAACTGGAACCCGTGGCCAGTCGCGGCGCCCTCCTCCGGGGCGGCAACCCCCTGACCGCCGGTCTCGGCCATGGCGATTTCTTTCCCAGTGGCTTCGGCGATGGTTTTGACGTGGATGCCCCGTTCACCGTCAAGCCCGGGGACAATACCCTGGCGCTCGCACGCTTGAGCGGCTCCTCCGTGCGCGCCCTGACCCAGCCCGGAGTCCTCAGCGAGATTCCTGTCGGCCGTGGCCGGATCGTCGTCTTGCTCGTGCAGTCATTGGAGTACCCCGTGCCCGCACTCATCCGGATCCTCTCCACGGTCCTCTCCAACATCGGCGCCCCGCTCAATCCGGGTGGCGCGGCCGAGGCAGACACCACGGTCTGGGCTTTTGATCCGGTCGACCTGGGCCGGCATGTCAATTGGCCGCTCTCGGACAACGACGGGCCGAACCAACGCCGTGGCTGGCATCTCGGTGGTTCCGACAATGACATGCGTTCCCTGCCCTCCGGCCGCCAGAACTTTCGGGGCATCGAATACCTGCTGACCGATCCGACCAGTGCAAAAGGCAATGGCGCCATCGGCATCTCGGGAGCCAACCCCAAAATCCCCGAGCTGCCGCGCGAAGTCAAAGGCATCCCGGTGAACCGCAAGGCCGAGCGCCTCTATTTCCTGCACAACAGTGCCTGGGGCATTCCCGAGTTTGTCTACCGCGTCTATTATCTTGAGGAGCGCAGGGCTTGGATCCCCGGCAAGCCCGATCCCTTTGTCGATGTCGTGGTCAAGCCCAAGGAAAACATCCACGACTGGTGGTTCGGCTCCGCGGTCGACAACGGCTCGATGTTCCTCCCCGGTGCCACCGTGGCCTGGTTGGGGGACAACCCCACCACGCGCCGCGGCAGCACCCGCTTCGGAGTCTATCAAATGATCTGGGACAATCCACACCCTGACAAGACCATCGAATCCATTGACATCCTCTCCACGGGCCGGCCCGGCGAAGGAAATGCCTACATCCTTGCCATCACCGCCGCCTCCCGTGCGACCGGGGACGCCACACCGGCCAAGCCGCCCTTGAAGAAAGTCCTGCCCGCCGGTGTGAAAACGAGTGATGTGCAGGAACAGATCCAGTTCAAACGCTACGGTGCTGTTCTGCTCAAGGACGGCGGCCTCGCCTCGGTCTACGACGACCAAGGCCGGGTCTTTGCCACCTCCCGTGGATGGTCGGTCCAGGGATCGGCCCCACGGCCAGGACAGAAGCCTGTCTATGAGGACCTCGGTCGCCAAGAGGGACAACAACCCACCCTCACCTCATCGGTCGAGGGCACACGCCGGACCTACGTCATCACCGGGAAAGAAGGCGCCTCCGGGCCCTTGAAGTGGCAGGGCCGACTCACCGCCACACCCGGCGGACTTCGCTACGAACTCAACTTCACCCCCCTCAGGGGAACGACCCTTGAAGGGGGCGATGCCCGCGTGCACTTCGGCCTTGGCTGGTTGAACGGTGCCAAGGCCGACAACAGCAAGCCAAACGAAAATCCGCTCCGCATCACCACACCCGCCGGACTGGCCACCTTGAGTTTTGATTCCCGTTACCGCTACTGGTTCCAAAGTTATGCGGTTTATCCCGAATTTGTCACCTTCTACGCCCCGCCCCACAACGCCGCCCCCTACACGCTCGGCCAGGAGGAATCTGTCTGGTGGGAATTGACCGTGCCCTAG